The following are encoded in a window of Cydia splendana chromosome 6, ilCydSple1.2, whole genome shotgun sequence genomic DNA:
- the LOC134791294 gene encoding ecdysone oxidase-like, whose amino-acid sequence MNNFLFLIIGVCVNSFTLFIFIVYYGNLIGSYNDKINQEYDYIIVGSGTAGSLIAHRLATETNFTFIVLEAGGQGNLLFEIPVLGPLIHGSPYDWQYETVPQDNACLAMKNRKCKLIQGKIVGGSSKLNNMVHVRGNLLHYINWFHQEHSKEYIEKQFEFVEKQFLHIDNVLYKSELADAVINAAIELGYETNNGKFTNSRLSQYKGKRWAMSDNVDSKHIVTNALVSKILIKQNVAHGVKVLKFGKEIECYARKGVIVSAGTYNSPKLLQLSGIGPKSLLNLLDIPTVQQLPVGENLQEHVATGLDLLLFNSSLRVNALNVLNLMNVYEYFINGQGPFTSPGCEAVGFLSTEGEKESDLQFMVLPVGIASDGGSHLMKLLGLKDEVWDSYFTKLFDKHTATILPIVLHPKSKGKVYINSRDPNAPPLIDPKYFEENEDLHVLRNGVKKVLQFIKTQAIQDIGGFVNTLPFPECETYVLFSDDYLDCYIRHLTLTSYHPVGTCSMGLSSSNSVVDTSFRVHGVRRLYVVDGSVLPTLPSGNINAAIAMMASLYFDKNIKSKNNDLCYRGDIIYEYIYAVCLHANL is encoded by the exons ATGAATAACTTCCTGTTTTTGATAATCGGTGTGTGCGTTAATTCATTTACGCTGTTTATTTTCATTGTATATTATGGAAATTTGATCGGTTCTTATAATGACAAAATTAATCAAGAATATGACTATATTATTG ttgGATCAGGCACAGCCGGTTCCTTGATAGCACACAGATTGGCCACGGAAACCAATTTCACATTCATTGTGTTGGAGGCAGGAGGCCAAGGCAACCTACTGTTTGAGATACCTGTGTTGGGCCCTTTAATACATGGCTCACCATATGATTGGCAGTATGAAACAGTGCCACAAGATAATGCTTGCCTGGCTATGAAAAATAGG AAATGCAAGCTCATTCAAGGAAAAATAGTGGGAGGCTCTTCAAAGCTCAACAACATGGTGCATGTGAGGGGAAACTTATTACATTACATCAATTGGTTTCATCAGGAACACAGTAAAGAGTATATAGAGAAACAGTTTGAATTTGTTGAGAAACAGTTCCTTCACATAGACAATGTGTTATACAAGAGTGAACTAGCTGATGCTGTAATAAATGCTGCCATAGAATTAGGATATGAAACAAATAatggaaaatttacaaatagTAGACTTAGTCAATACAAAGGTAAGAGATGGGCCATGTCTGATAATGTAGACAGTAAACATATAGTCACAAATGCTTTAGTTAGTAAAATTTTGATTAAACAAAATGTAGCGCATGGTGTGAAAGTATTGAAGTTTGGAAAAGAGATTGAATGCTATGCCAGAAAAGGAGTCATAGTTTCAGCTGGTACTTATAACAGTCCCAAACTCTTGCAATTATCTGGGATTGGACCCAAAAGTTTATTAAACTTGTTAGATATACCAACAGTACAACAATTGCCAGTAGGTGAAAACTTGCAAGAGCATGTAGCTACAGGCCTTGATTTACTCTTATTCAATAGTTCTTTAAGAGTAAATGCTTTAAATGTTCTTAACCTTATGAATGTTTATGAATACTTTATTAATGGCCAGGGTCCCTTTACGTCCCCTGGTTGTGAAGCTGTAGGTTTCTTGTCAACTGAAGGTGAAAAAGAATCTGACTTGCAATTTATGGTGTTGCCAGTAGGGATAGCGTCAGACGGAGGCAGTCATTTGATGAAATTATTAGGGTTAAAGGATGAAGTATGGGATAGTTATTTTACAAAGTTATTTGACAAACATACAGCAACTATTTTACCTATAGTTTTACATCCAAAGAGCAAAGGGAAGGTTTACATAAACAGTAGAGATCCTAATGCACCTCCGCTGATTGATCCAAAGTATTTTGAGGAAAACGAAGATCTACATGTTTTGAGGAATGGTGTGAAGAAAGTGTTACAGTTTATAAAGACACAGGCAATTCAGGATATAGGTGGATTTGTCAATACTTTACCTTTCCCAGAGTGTGAGACATATGTTTTGTTCTCTGATGACTATTTGGATTGTTATATAAGGCATTTAACTTTGACTAGCTACCACCCTGTAGGTACATGTTCCATGGGTCTTTCTAGCTCGAATTCTGTAGTTGATACTTCATTTAGAGTACATGGTGTAAGAAGGCTGTATGTGGTAGATGGTTCAGTGTTACCAACATTACCCAGTGGCAATATTAATGCTGCTATTGCTATGATGGCAAGCTTGtattttgacaaaaatataaaaagtaaaaacaatgaTCTATGTTACAGAGGTGAtataatttatgaatatatCTATGCTGTTTGTTTACATGCAAATCTGTGA
- the LOC134791276 gene encoding geranylgeranyl transferase type-2 subunit beta yields MSFNTKDIVLSDSRPRTLFLQKHSDYLAGYGLNKDDFEYCMTEYLRMSGIYWTVTAMDLMGQSSRMPKEEIIEFITSCQDSESGGISASIGHDPHLLYTLSAVQILALYDRVDAIDVEGVVRYIKSMQQEDGSFFGDKWGEVDTRFTFCAVMCLSLLKRLDAVNVDRAVEFVLSCMNFDGGFGSKPGSESHAGLIYCCVGTLSICRRLDALRADELAWWLCERQLPSGGLNGRPEKLPDLCYSWWVMSSLTMLNRIHWVDKKALEEFILACQDAETGGFSDRPGDITDPFHTLFGLTGLSLLGNPGIKAVNPTYCLPQETIDRLRLEPQVLHI; encoded by the exons atgtcttTTAATACAAAAGACATCGTGCTCTCCGACTCCCGGCCACGTACGCTGTTTCTACAAAAGCATTCCGACTACTTGGCGGGGTACGGACTTAATAAAGATGACTTCGAATATTGCATGACTGAGTATCTTCGCATGTCGGGGATATATTGGACTGTAACAGCAATGGACCTGATGGGGCAATCTTCCAG GATGCCAAAAGAAGAGATAATTGAATTCATCACATCATGCCAGGACAGTGAAAGCGGGGGCATCTCTGCTAGCATAGGACATGACCCACACTTGTTGTACACATTGAGTGCAGTACAG atACTTGCGTTATATGACAGAGTAGATGCAATTGATGTGGAAGGAGTAGTTAGATACATCAAGTCTATGCAGCAAGAGGATGGCAGCTTCTTTG GAGACAAATGGGGCGAGGTGGACACCCGGTTCACGTTCTGCGCGGTGATGTGCCTGTCCCTCCTTAAACGATTAGACGCCGTCAACGTGGATCGAGCAGTCGAGTTCGTGCTGAGCTGCATGAACTTTGATGGGGGCTTCGGTTCCAAGCCTGGCTCTGAAAGTCACGCAG GTCTAATCTACTGCTGCGTGGGCACCCTATCCATCTGCCGGCGCCTGGACGCGCTGCGCGCCGACGAGCTCGCGTGGTGGCTGTGCGAGCGCCAGCTGCCCAGCGGCGGGCTCAACGGCCGGCCCGAGAAGCTCCCCGACCTCTGTTACTCGTG GTGGGTAATGTCATCCCTAACAATGCTAAACCGGATACACTGGGTCGACAAGAAAGCCCTAGAAGAATTCATCCTCGCCTGCCAGGACGCCGAGACTGGTGGCTTTAGTGACAGGCCTGGGGACATCACGGACCCATTCCACACCCTCTTTGGTCTAACAGGACTGTCCCTGCTTGGCAACCCTGGCATCAAAGCTGTCAACCCTACGTACTGCCTACCTCAAGAAACCATAGATAGGTTAAGATTAGAACCGCAAGTTTTACATATATAG